In Microcoleus sp. FACHB-672, one DNA window encodes the following:
- the sfsA gene encoding DNA/RNA nuclease SfsA: MMSDWLYQYPPLYPGILVKRYKRFFADIELASGEVITAHCPNTGPMTGVCTIGANVQVSYSDNPKRKLAYTWEMIEVCDTEPTWVGINTALPNRVIKLALEKRLFPQLGDYEGIQGEVPYGLEKKSRVDFVLFQSLEETLNSVKVKATLTPTIFQDDLLLETSKVISHSDSDKITNAASCFSPSSPPANYSLNGLTDTPRTIYLEVKNTTFTNGKLALFPDTVTERGQKHLRELMALLPAIRPVMLYFINRSDCTSFAPGDNTDPVYGKLLREAVAKGLEVLPCRFEVTPVGIRYLGLAKFEVSES; the protein is encoded by the coding sequence ATGATGTCCGATTGGCTTTATCAATACCCACCTCTCTACCCAGGCATTTTAGTCAAACGTTATAAGCGGTTCTTTGCAGATATTGAACTGGCTTCGGGAGAGGTGATTACGGCACATTGTCCGAACACCGGCCCGATGACGGGTGTATGCACAATTGGCGCAAACGTGCAAGTGTCTTACAGTGACAATCCTAAGCGGAAGCTGGCTTATACCTGGGAGATGATAGAAGTTTGTGACACCGAACCGACTTGGGTAGGAATTAATACGGCGCTGCCGAACCGAGTGATCAAGTTGGCGCTAGAAAAGCGGCTGTTTCCCCAGTTAGGCGATTATGAGGGAATTCAGGGTGAGGTGCCTTATGGTTTGGAAAAGAAAAGCCGGGTAGATTTTGTGTTATTTCAATCTCTCGAAGAAACCCTTAATTCAGTTAAAGTTAAAGCAACTTTAACTCCTACCATTTTTCAAGACGATTTATTACTAGAAACCAGCAAGGTTATCTCACATTCGGACTCAGACAAAATAACTAATGCTGCTTCTTGCTTCTCACCCTCTTCTCCTCCCGCAAACTATTCTTTGAATGGATTAACCGACACACCTCGCACGATTTATTTAGAAGTGAAAAACACGACGTTTACAAATGGTAAATTAGCCCTATTTCCGGATACCGTAACCGAACGAGGACAGAAGCACTTGCGGGAGTTAATGGCGTTATTGCCGGCAATTCGTCCGGTGATGCTTTATTTTATCAATCGCAGCGATTGCACCAGCTTTGCGCCTGGAGATAATACCGATCCGGTTTATGGCAAGCTGTTGCGAGAGGCTGTTGCCAAGGGTTTAGAGGTATTGCCTTGCCGGTTTGAAGTGACGCCGGTGGGGATTCGCTATTTGGGTTTGGCTAAGTTTGAGGTGTCAGAAAGTTAG
- the rbsK gene encoding ribokinase, with protein MSVIVFGSINLDLVAKTPRLPMAGETLAGNHFLTAGGGKGANQAVAAARLGVPAQMVGRVGSDSFGQELLAGLQAVGVDTAGVLIDLDAHSGIAMIAVDDAGENSIIIVAGANGRVKISDVGRLIKLLPSAKVLLLQLEIPLTTVLLAAAAGQNAGIPVILDPAPARPDIPDGLYPLIDIITPNEIEAAQLVGFPVNDPETAAKAADELRSRGAGTAIVKLGAQGVFCASAAESFFVPAFPVEAVDTVAAGDAFNGALAAALATGLSLHQAVIWGAAAGALCASKAGAQPSMPDRQTFDAFLQEQTHFKI; from the coding sequence ATGAGCGTGATTGTATTCGGCAGTATTAACCTCGACCTCGTTGCCAAAACACCCCGGTTGCCGATGGCAGGGGAAACTTTAGCCGGCAACCACTTCTTAACTGCCGGCGGTGGCAAGGGCGCAAATCAAGCCGTCGCAGCAGCCCGTCTGGGAGTGCCGGCTCAAATGGTAGGACGTGTCGGTAGTGACAGCTTTGGGCAAGAACTCCTCGCCGGTTTGCAAGCTGTCGGTGTGGACACTGCCGGCGTATTGATTGATTTGGATGCTCACTCGGGCATTGCCATGATTGCCGTAGACGATGCCGGCGAAAATAGCATCATCATTGTTGCCGGTGCCAACGGGCGCGTCAAAATTTCAGATGTCGGGCGCTTAATCAAACTGCTACCCAGTGCAAAAGTCTTACTGTTGCAATTAGAAATTCCCCTAACCACTGTACTCCTAGCAGCAGCAGCCGGCCAAAATGCAGGCATCCCCGTCATTCTCGACCCCGCACCGGCACGCCCAGATATCCCTGACGGTCTTTATCCGCTTATTGATATAATCACCCCAAACGAAATTGAAGCAGCCCAACTGGTTGGCTTTCCCGTGAATGATCCGGAAACGGCTGCCAAAGCCGCTGATGAGTTGCGATCCAGGGGTGCCGGCACAGCAATTGTGAAACTCGGTGCTCAAGGGGTATTCTGCGCCTCTGCTGCTGAAAGCTTTTTTGTCCCCGCTTTTCCCGTCGAAGCAGTTGACACCGTCGCTGCCGGTGATGCCTTTAACGGTGCACTCGCGGCTGCTCTCGCCACCGGCTTATCTCTTCATCAAGCCGTCATCTGGGGTGCTGCTGCCGGTGCCCTTTGTGCCTCCAAAGCCGGTGCACAGCCTTCAATGCCCGATCGGCAAACTTTTGACGCTTTTCTTCAAGAACAAACCCATTTTAAAATTTAG
- a CDS encoding exosortase-dependent surface protein XDP2, with product MNLRPTCIGFGLIVGGVLAFSPTPARSASLFSFGTDFSYPGTGTVNSCSSMTQCDISLEKITSGNQSWQLDELFRVTETALLSNVEGLIASDETGSRGGISLDKGDFATGLALESLPVESNVSRRGQFNTSRVERMIVETLGNHQQSIFNLNDIIDTEDNGVEGTPDEGGVFTMDLLFNQGNSFNSVFLWERGMNSDIEIQPIYEVVENQTATVGDSVKISGNQWDDAGYSIDSTEIDVAQNVGSKGIHFESTIQGVRVIGKKQFDGADFKIVAGTKTAIPEPRTLVGIATVTGLFAVSRRRRVINNT from the coding sequence ATGAATCTTAGACCGACTTGTATCGGGTTTGGCTTAATTGTCGGTGGCGTATTAGCCTTCTCCCCGACGCCAGCTCGTTCGGCCAGCTTATTTTCTTTTGGCACAGATTTTTCTTACCCTGGCACTGGCACTGTGAACTCGTGCAGTTCAATGACTCAGTGCGATATCTCACTTGAGAAAATTACTTCTGGAAATCAGTCTTGGCAGCTCGATGAGTTGTTTCGGGTTACAGAAACGGCTCTATTATCCAATGTCGAGGGATTAATCGCTTCAGACGAAACAGGAAGTAGGGGTGGAATTAGCCTTGATAAAGGTGACTTTGCAACCGGCTTGGCGCTGGAGTCTTTGCCGGTGGAGAGTAACGTGAGCCGGCGCGGACAGTTCAATACGTCGAGGGTAGAACGAATGATCGTGGAAACCTTGGGCAATCACCAACAATCTATTTTTAACCTTAACGATATTATTGATACTGAGGATAATGGCGTGGAAGGCACGCCAGATGAGGGAGGCGTTTTCACAATGGATCTGCTGTTCAATCAAGGCAATTCATTTAACTCCGTCTTCCTGTGGGAACGGGGGATGAACAGCGATATAGAAATTCAACCAATTTATGAAGTTGTTGAAAACCAAACAGCAACGGTTGGCGATTCTGTAAAAATATCGGGAAATCAGTGGGATGATGCTGGTTACTCGATTGACTCCACAGAAATCGATGTGGCTCAAAACGTGGGTTCTAAAGGAATTCACTTTGAATCCACCATCCAGGGTGTTCGAGTAATTGGTAAAAAGCAGTTCGATGGAGCGGATTTTAAGATAGTTGCCGGGACTAAAACCGCAATTCCAGAACCCCGCACACTTGTGGGTATTGCAACTGTTACGGGGTTATTCGCGGTGTCTCGCCGGCGCAGAGTTATCAACAATACCTAG
- the murJ gene encoding murein biosynthesis integral membrane protein MurJ — protein sequence MSDIKKPARSLAGIAGIVAVATLISKMFGLVRQQAIAAAFGVGAAVDAYNYAYVIPGFLFVLLGGINGPFHSAIVSVLAKRKQEESAPLVETITTLVGGVLLLVTVGLVIFAAPLINVVAPGLNVTAAEAATRGIGSEQFQTLLQTREIAIQQFRIMAPMALLAALIGIGFGTLSAADQYWLPSISPLFSSITVIGGLGLLALQLGDKITLPQYALTGGLVLAWGTLAGAILQWLVQLASQWKAGMGTLRLRFDFNRPGVRDVMNILGPATFSSGMLQINVYTDLWFASFIPQAAAALGYAGLLVQTPLGIISNVLLVPMLPMFSRLADPADWPELKVRIRQGLILTGITMLPLSALMVTLAVPIVRVVYERGAFNTDASKFVAPVLIAYSIGMFVYLGRDVVVRVFYALGDGETPFRVSMASILLNVVLNYIMVEAFGAPGLVLATVGVNLVSMVVLLVLLDRKLHGLSWQEWCRPIFALSGLSVLAGVACWGTLWLSQKTLGTEGLLVQLLQLCLAGGVGLVIFGVLAIQLKLPEVDIFVSRLQQRFGKKS from the coding sequence GTGTCTGACATCAAAAAACCCGCTCGTTCCTTGGCTGGGATTGCCGGCATTGTGGCAGTGGCCACCCTTATTAGCAAAATGTTTGGTTTAGTGCGCCAGCAAGCGATCGCCGCAGCCTTTGGTGTAGGTGCCGCTGTTGATGCCTATAACTACGCCTATGTCATCCCTGGCTTTTTATTTGTGTTGTTGGGTGGGATTAACGGGCCATTTCACAGCGCAATTGTCAGTGTTTTGGCCAAGCGGAAGCAGGAAGAATCAGCGCCATTGGTGGAGACGATCACCACGCTGGTAGGCGGAGTGCTTCTGTTAGTGACGGTTGGTTTAGTGATTTTCGCCGCCCCCCTCATTAATGTTGTGGCACCCGGCTTAAACGTAACGGCGGCAGAAGCGGCAACGCGTGGAATCGGTTCAGAACAATTCCAAACGCTGCTTCAAACCAGAGAGATCGCCATTCAGCAATTCCGGATCATGGCCCCGATGGCTTTACTCGCTGCCTTAATTGGCATCGGCTTTGGTACGCTCAGTGCAGCGGATCAATATTGGTTGCCGTCGATCAGTCCTTTATTTTCTAGTATCACGGTCATTGGTGGGCTTGGACTGCTGGCTTTACAGTTAGGCGATAAAATTACACTGCCGCAGTATGCTCTCACCGGCGGACTCGTGCTTGCCTGGGGAACCTTGGCTGGAGCGATTTTACAATGGTTGGTACAACTTGCCTCCCAGTGGAAGGCCGGCATGGGGACGTTGCGCCTGCGGTTTGATTTTAACCGGCCTGGGGTGCGGGACGTGATGAATATTTTAGGGCCGGCTACCTTTTCCTCTGGGATGTTGCAAATCAACGTTTACACCGATTTGTGGTTTGCCTCCTTTATTCCCCAAGCGGCTGCTGCCTTGGGATATGCCGGTCTTTTAGTGCAAACACCCCTCGGTATTATTTCTAACGTGTTGCTGGTGCCAATGCTGCCGATGTTTTCCCGGCTAGCCGATCCAGCCGATTGGCCAGAACTAAAGGTGCGAATCCGTCAGGGTTTAATCCTCACCGGCATCACCATGCTACCGCTTAGCGCCTTAATGGTGACCCTCGCTGTGCCCATCGTGCGCGTTGTTTACGAACGGGGTGCTTTCAATACAGACGCTTCTAAGTTTGTCGCGCCGGTGCTCATCGCCTACAGCATCGGGATGTTTGTCTATTTGGGACGCGATGTCGTGGTGCGGGTGTTCTATGCTTTGGGCGATGGAGAAACGCCGTTTCGAGTCAGTATGGCGAGTATCCTGCTCAATGTCGTGCTCAATTACATCATGGTTGAGGCATTTGGCGCACCGGGTTTGGTGTTAGCCACCGTTGGGGTCAACCTTGTCTCTATGGTGGTGCTATTAGTGCTGCTTGATCGCAAACTTCATGGTTTATCCTGGCAGGAGTGGTGCAGGCCAATTTTTGCGCTCAGTGGTTTGAGCGTCCTTGCCGGTGTTGCCTGCTGGGGAACGCTTTGGCTGTCTCAGAAGACTTTAGGGACTGAGGGTTTGCTCGTGCAACTGCTGCAACTATGTCTTGCCGGTGGGGTGGGATTAGTGATTTTTGGGGTATTGGCTATCCAGTTGAAGTTACCAGAAGTGGATATTTTTGTCTCCCGCTTACAGCAGCGTTTTGGCAAAAAATCCTGA
- a CDS encoding putative PEP-binding protein has protein sequence MENLYWLGQIQPPERKLIGEKAFYLNQLMRLGYPIVPGFVVSATALQEFWHTYDWLEPLFAELPHSSLHLNVDESHQLSALAQRIRHEIITAHLPPAMFEALEPAGKLLQAPVLIFRPSVTLPSLQANASSLKISGLLESHVCRCEPEQMAIALKRTWAELFRARSLFCWHRLGIELQQISLGVLVQPLWPAIVSGEVQADLGAIEIQATWGLGKSIKLGEVVPDSYQLNPHTGVVQIQRLGSKTIAYDLIDPSDPTEDVLSSHASDCLKLYMLSTEQQNQYALQHPYLKELIELIQRVSVELGSACVLEWTLCNGKDVSQPQLYLTQAYPDGRDEDIQKTSWLEGNHLPVNLPPTNFSNTAIKGVPASAGQATAPAQVIASLNENIEAMPPGRILIASVILPDWLPLLKQAAGVVAEQGGMTSHGAILARELGIPAVVGAAGVTQLIQTGELVFIDGDKGEIYRLSEQHNQEFGLNNQELRMNSQPSHSLCSGLHSSFSTPLATQLFVNLSQPSSIEQLAGLPIDGVGLVRSELMLIEVLENQHPRQWLQKGATEEFVEKITAQLSQFARAFSPRPVFYRSLDLRSDELQSLVGADAGEEVNPTLGVHGTFSYVLDPGLFDLELQALAKLHQAGHTNVNLILPFVRSVEEFTFCRQRVEKAGLTQQKSFQLWLMAEVPSVLFLLPDYVKAGLQGISIGTNDLTQLLLAADRQNPQMAAAFDEHHPAVMRAVQHLIELAKQAGIPCSFCGGTPARYPDLIDQLVQWGIRSISVEPKAIESTYTALARAEQRLLLNAARHQLQ, from the coding sequence GTGGAAAATCTCTACTGGCTCGGCCAGATTCAACCCCCAGAGCGCAAGTTGATAGGGGAAAAAGCATTTTACCTGAATCAGCTAATGCGGCTGGGCTATCCCATTGTGCCTGGATTTGTCGTGTCTGCTACGGCATTGCAGGAGTTTTGGCACACTTATGACTGGTTGGAGCCACTATTTGCGGAACTGCCCCATTCTTCCCTGCATTTGAATGTGGATGAGTCGCACCAACTCAGTGCACTCGCCCAGCGCATTCGCCATGAAATTATAACGGCACATCTGCCACCGGCAATGTTTGAAGCTTTAGAGCCGGCTGGCAAACTGTTGCAGGCACCTGTACTGATATTTCGTCCTTCCGTCACGTTACCTTCATTGCAGGCAAATGCCAGCAGCCTCAAGATTTCCGGACTGCTGGAGAGTCATGTATGCCGGTGCGAGCCAGAGCAAATGGCCATCGCCTTGAAACGAACGTGGGCAGAATTATTTAGGGCCAGAAGTTTATTTTGCTGGCACCGGCTAGGGATTGAGCTGCAACAAATTAGCTTAGGGGTTTTGGTACAACCGTTGTGGCCGGCAATTGTCTCAGGGGAAGTACAAGCCGACTTAGGGGCTATCGAAATTCAAGCCACTTGGGGACTGGGCAAGTCTATTAAATTAGGAGAAGTTGTCCCAGATTCCTATCAGCTAAACCCCCATACAGGCGTAGTGCAAATTCAGCGACTGGGAAGCAAAACCATCGCCTATGACCTCATTGATCCGTCTGATCCGACTGAAGATGTCTTATCTTCCCACGCGAGTGATTGCCTCAAGCTTTATATGCTCAGCACTGAACAGCAAAACCAGTATGCTTTGCAACACCCTTATCTCAAAGAATTAATCGAGTTAATCCAAAGAGTGTCAGTTGAGTTGGGTTCTGCTTGTGTTTTAGAGTGGACACTTTGCAACGGAAAAGACGTTTCCCAACCACAACTTTATCTCACCCAAGCTTATCCTGATGGGAGAGATGAAGACATACAAAAAACAAGTTGGCTAGAAGGCAATCATTTACCCGTTAACTTGCCACCGACTAATTTTTCCAACACTGCAATTAAGGGCGTGCCGGCATCCGCAGGACAAGCAACCGCGCCGGCTCAAGTTATTGCTAGCCTGAATGAAAACATCGAGGCAATGCCCCCCGGACGAATTTTAATTGCCTCCGTTATCTTGCCAGACTGGCTTCCCCTGCTCAAGCAAGCTGCCGGTGTGGTTGCCGAACAAGGGGGAATGACTAGCCACGGGGCAATTCTGGCGCGAGAACTGGGCATTCCAGCGGTTGTCGGGGCTGCCGGTGTCACCCAATTAATTCAAACCGGCGAGTTGGTGTTTATTGATGGCGATAAGGGCGAAATCTATCGGCTCAGTGAACAGCACAATCAAGAATTCGGACTAAACAATCAAGAATTAAGAATGAACAGTCAACCATCTCATTCTCTATGCTCCGGCCTCCATTCTTCATTCTCAACTCCTTTAGCAACCCAACTCTTCGTTAATTTAAGTCAACCCAGTTCTATTGAACAACTGGCAGGCTTGCCGATAGATGGCGTGGGTTTAGTGCGTTCAGAACTCATGCTGATTGAAGTCTTAGAAAATCAGCACCCCCGCCAATGGTTGCAAAAAGGAGCGACTGAAGAATTTGTTGAAAAAATTACGGCCCAGCTTAGTCAATTTGCGAGAGCTTTTTCACCACGACCAGTATTTTACCGATCTCTCGATCTGCGCTCTGATGAATTGCAATCGTTAGTAGGTGCGGATGCCGGCGAAGAAGTTAATCCCACCTTGGGCGTTCACGGCACCTTTAGTTATGTTTTAGATCCAGGCTTATTCGATTTAGAACTTCAAGCATTGGCTAAACTGCACCAGGCCGGCCACACGAATGTAAATTTAATCTTGCCCTTCGTGCGTAGTGTTGAGGAATTTACCTTCTGCCGGCAGCGAGTTGAAAAAGCCGGTTTAACTCAGCAAAAATCATTCCAACTTTGGCTGATGGCGGAAGTCCCTTCCGTACTGTTTTTACTGCCTGATTATGTGAAAGCCGGTCTTCAAGGAATTTCCATCGGGACAAATGACTTGACTCAATTGCTGTTAGCAGCCGACCGGCAAAATCCGCAAATGGCAGCAGCTTTTGATGAACATCATCCTGCGGTGATGCGAGCAGTTCAGCATTTAATTGAGTTAGCCAAACAAGCCGGTATTCCTTGCTCTTTCTGCGGGGGCACGCCGGCACGATATCCTGATCTCATTGATCAACTGGTTCAGTGGGGGATTCGCTCGATTTCTGTCGAGCCAAAAGCTATTGAAAGTACCTACACCGCCCTCGCGCGTGCGGAACAGCGTTTGCTTTTAAATGCAGCCCGTCATCAACTCCAGTAA
- a CDS encoding polysaccharide deacetylase family protein, with translation MTIRVSFSGVQKTCLALVAAAGSFIAGVLMPVDPPSEPASVRLTNILKPAVKLDLEFPSVKAIADQRVEQWWDSITQGQDEGKKKQVFSSPASFQGKIVQQAELAGQEKVIALTFDDGPWIDTTEKVLNILKQYQVKATFFWIGKHLKLYPHIAKKVVVQGHAIGNHTWNHPYSLNPSEATKEIEDTATLIYQVTDVKTSLFRPPGGVLNNGLAAYAQQQKYTVMMWSADSRDWNTGTSTSTMIDNVLRNTRSGGIVLLHDGGGNRWQTVEALPVIIAEFKNRGYKFVTVPELLQMEENERKIRAK, from the coding sequence GTGACCATTCGTGTTTCGTTCTCTGGGGTTCAAAAAACTTGCCTTGCTTTAGTTGCCGCCGCCGGCAGTTTTATTGCCGGTGTTCTGATGCCGGTTGATCCCCCTTCAGAACCGGCATCTGTAAGGCTAACAAATATACTCAAGCCGGCAGTTAAGTTAGATTTAGAGTTTCCCAGTGTAAAAGCGATTGCGGATCAGCGGGTTGAACAGTGGTGGGATTCTATCACTCAAGGGCAAGATGAAGGAAAGAAAAAACAAGTTTTTTCGTCCCCGGCAAGTTTTCAGGGGAAAATTGTCCAGCAGGCAGAATTAGCCGGTCAGGAAAAAGTTATTGCTTTAACATTTGATGATGGCCCTTGGATAGATACTACAGAAAAGGTATTAAATATACTTAAGCAATATCAAGTTAAGGCAACCTTTTTTTGGATAGGGAAACATCTCAAACTTTACCCCCATATTGCTAAAAAAGTTGTAGTGCAGGGTCACGCAATTGGCAACCATACTTGGAATCATCCTTACAGCTTAAATCCATCAGAAGCAACTAAAGAAATTGAAGATACAGCAACACTTATTTATCAAGTGACAGACGTAAAAACTTCTTTATTTCGTCCGCCTGGAGGAGTTCTAAATAATGGTTTAGCCGCTTACGCTCAACAACAGAAATATACTGTTATGATGTGGTCGGCTGATTCTAGAGATTGGAACACCGGCACATCAACATCAACGATGATCGACAATGTTCTGCGTAATACCAGATCGGGGGGAATTGTGCTGCTGCATGATGGGGGTGGCAATCGTTGGCAAACAGTTGAAGCGTTGCCGGTGATTATTGCAGAATTCAAAAATCGTGGTTATAAATTTGTGACAGTGCCAGAGTTGCTGCAAATGGAGGAAAATGAAAGGAAAATTCGAGCGAAATAG
- a CDS encoding ComF family protein, producing MRKLTDKFKGFLDLFLKSSCPLCQRPAQDLLCQYCHRQLQRCELTKVSRRSANEPVFVWGIYGGALKRAIAVMKYENHPQLAQPLGHWMGEAWLKSPISTESRLTVVPIPMHLKKLKERGFNQAELLAKSFCEVTGLPAQPQGLERVRQTEAQFGLSASERQQNVADAFSLGKAFRHRHPQGSVLLLDDIYTTGSTVRAAAQTLRSANIPVCGIVALAAPQQGDREI from the coding sequence ATGAGGAAATTGACTGACAAATTTAAAGGCTTCCTCGATTTATTTCTCAAGTCAAGTTGCCCCCTATGCCAGCGTCCAGCTCAGGATTTACTCTGTCAGTATTGTCACCGGCAGCTACAACGCTGCGAATTAACTAAAGTAAGCCGGCGTTCAGCAAATGAGCCGGTGTTTGTTTGGGGAATTTACGGAGGTGCCCTGAAACGCGCCATTGCGGTGATGAAATATGAAAATCACCCTCAATTAGCCCAACCCCTCGGTCACTGGATGGGTGAAGCTTGGCTAAAATCTCCCATATCTACCGAGAGCCGGCTGACGGTTGTCCCTATCCCCATGCACCTGAAAAAGCTAAAGGAACGAGGTTTTAATCAGGCAGAGTTACTGGCAAAAAGTTTTTGTGAAGTGACAGGTTTGCCGGCGCAACCGCAGGGTTTAGAACGAGTTCGGCAGACAGAGGCTCAATTTGGGCTGTCTGCTTCGGAACGGCAGCAAAACGTTGCCGATGCCTTTAGTTTGGGAAAAGCATTTCGCCACCGGCATCCACAAGGTTCGGTTTTATTGTTAGATGACATCTACACAACCGGCTCAACAGTTCGCGCAGCCGCTCAAACCCTGCGTTCCGCAAACATTCCCGTGTGTGGAATTGTGGCACTTGCGGCACCCCAGCAGGGGGATCGGGAGATTTAG